Proteins co-encoded in one Jeotgalibacillus malaysiensis genomic window:
- a CDS encoding rrf2 family transcriptional regulator produces the protein MRLTNGVEQALCILVLLATQEKQIPVATDVVSKKLEVSPSYLKKIMRKLVVRGIIKSVPGSKGGVTLAKDPADIMMLDILEAMEGEMKMFPDNGLIEKVFNDSENAGRGQKIIRNVFHGADQQLIEYFSSITGEDLLKQGFGEMEKPQLDWNELTEEEKSGELK, from the coding sequence ATGAGATTAACCAACGGAGTTGAACAGGCTCTCTGTATCCTTGTCCTGCTGGCTACACAGGAAAAGCAGATTCCTGTTGCCACAGATGTAGTCAGCAAGAAGCTGGAGGTATCTCCTTCTTATTTGAAAAAGATTATGAGGAAACTGGTCGTCAGAGGGATTATCAAATCGGTGCCGGGATCAAAAGGCGGCGTAACGCTTGCGAAGGATCCAGCAGACATTATGATGCTTGATATCCTGGAGGCAATGGAAGGTGAGATGAAGATGTTTCCTGATAATGGACTCATTGAGAAGGTGTTCAATGACAGTGAAAATGCTGGCAGGGGTCAAAAGATTATCAGAAATGTATTTCACGGTGCGGATCAGCAGCTCATTGAATACTTTTCTTCAATCACAGGAGAGGATTTGCTGAAACAGGGTTTTGGTGAAATGGAGAAACCACAGCTGGATTGGAATGAGCTGACAGAGGAAGAGAAATCAGGTGAATTGAAGTGA
- a CDS encoding formate dehydrogenase subunit D — protein MNEEVMEQRTIIRYDGESLSETDDQIATEYAMTIYVNGEEFATMVCTPSHLEELVIGFLASEGMIRRVDEIESLEINEDRGFAYAELVNKTPAGREFHSKRFIGSCCGKSRQFYFQNDVKTAKTIAKKSTIPVRNCLSLMKKMQESSTDFQKTGGLHNAALCTTDDIVIAHSDIGRHNALDKIYGHCLKNRIPLKGKVIVFSGRISSEVLLKVSKIGVGIVLSKSAPTTLAIELAHDLGITACGFIRGNSLNIYSHADRITE, from the coding sequence GTGAATGAAGAAGTAATGGAGCAGAGAACGATCATCCGTTATGACGGTGAATCGCTGAGTGAAACAGATGATCAGATCGCAACTGAATATGCAATGACGATCTACGTAAACGGTGAGGAATTTGCGACAATGGTCTGCACCCCCTCTCACCTTGAAGAACTGGTCATCGGATTTCTCGCTTCAGAAGGTATGATCAGAAGAGTCGATGAAATTGAGTCGCTTGAGATCAATGAGGATCGTGGGTTCGCTTACGCTGAGCTTGTAAATAAAACACCTGCCGGCAGAGAGTTCCACTCGAAGCGATTTATCGGCTCATGCTGCGGCAAAAGCAGACAGTTTTATTTTCAGAATGACGTGAAAACAGCTAAAACGATTGCTAAAAAATCCACCATTCCGGTTAGAAACTGTCTGAGTCTCATGAAAAAAATGCAGGAAAGCTCTACAGATTTTCAAAAGACAGGCGGGCTGCATAACGCGGCCCTCTGCACAACGGATGATATCGTCATCGCCCACTCTGATATCGGGCGCCACAACGCACTTGATAAGATCTACGGTCACTGCCTGAAGAACCGGATTCCGCTAAAGGGTAAAGTCATTGTTTTCAGCGGAAGGATCTCATCTGAAGTACTGCTGAAGGTTTCTAAAATCGGTGTCGGGATCGTGCTGTCAAAATCTGCGCCGACTACACTTGCGATTGAGCTTGCACATGATCTTGGAATAACGGCATGTGGATTTATCAGAGGAAACAGCTTGAATATTTATAGTCATGCGGATCGGATTACGGAGTGA
- a CDS encoding formate dehydrogenase codes for MGKTQHPGPVKISKKPDPSLWVSKVPFGVGKIKPHHFTDTAKIAWKNRDNLGYATSIITKGVCDGCALGVSGLYDQTLKGPHVCTTRLNVLRLNTMPAVKPEILHADIDELRQYSSAELRELGRIPYPLIRRPGERKFSRLSWDDAMDMIAAKMKKLDPKQYAFFLTARGITNESYYVAGKVARFLGTNHIDNASRICHSPSKTALKRSIGVGASTSNYLDWIGTDVLLFWGSVASNSSPVSTKYMLAAKKKGTKIIVVNPYREPAMDNYWVPSNMESAMFGTKIADDFYQVNIGGDIAFMHGIMKHWFEMEQEKEGSAINHSFVQEHVNGYEELKQTVADQSWEDIIESSGVPKERIIELSTLLANSKNAVYAWALGLTMHSFATDNISQVANLALLRGHLGRKYAGLMPFRGHSSVQGSGEMGADPFVLPGSDFNDANIERMEKLWNFEIPKWQGDIVGVTLENAVLPEDHERKIKMYYLSGGNFLETMPDPDFVEQALSELDIRVHQDIILNTSTLVDAKEAVIVLPAKTRYEQEGGGTSTSTERMVYFSPEIEGNKNQVEEARAEWKIYIDLAKRVKPETAHLVDFKDGQAIREEIAKANTNYDGVQHLKKQGDVFQWGGAWLCEDGICPTPDGKGNLISVDIPDLGKKDGQFVVTSRRGKQFNSMVYKEKDPFNNAGRYDVLMNAEDGRRLSIAEGEGIVVYNGFGVFQGRAKFVDIAKGNLEVHFPEGNFLLPRGRYEKYAGIPDYNITVTVEKAERFNARKDTQYLEKRIDDLETEAN; via the coding sequence ATGGGAAAAACACAGCATCCGGGACCGGTAAAAATTTCGAAAAAACCAGATCCGTCACTCTGGGTCAGCAAAGTCCCGTTCGGCGTCGGCAAAATTAAACCACACCACTTTACAGACACAGCAAAAATCGCATGGAAAAACCGTGATAACCTTGGCTATGCAACATCCATCATTACAAAAGGCGTATGCGATGGCTGTGCGCTTGGCGTATCCGGTCTTTACGACCAGACCTTGAAAGGCCCCCACGTCTGCACAACCCGCCTGAATGTACTCAGACTGAACACCATGCCGGCAGTGAAACCCGAGATTCTGCACGCAGACATTGATGAACTGCGACAGTATTCAAGCGCAGAGCTGCGCGAACTTGGCCGCATCCCCTATCCACTGATCAGAAGACCGGGTGAACGCAAATTCTCCCGTCTCAGCTGGGATGATGCAATGGATATGATCGCAGCAAAAATGAAAAAACTTGATCCAAAGCAGTATGCTTTCTTCCTAACTGCACGCGGAATTACAAACGAGTCATACTACGTGGCAGGAAAAGTTGCACGCTTCCTTGGTACAAATCATATCGACAATGCATCAAGAATCTGTCACTCACCAAGTAAAACAGCACTTAAGCGTTCTATCGGAGTCGGCGCAAGTACATCTAATTATCTTGATTGGATTGGCACAGACGTCCTGTTATTCTGGGGCAGCGTTGCATCAAATTCGTCACCTGTATCAACGAAATATATGCTTGCAGCGAAGAAAAAAGGCACAAAGATCATTGTTGTTAACCCGTACCGTGAGCCTGCAATGGATAATTACTGGGTGCCTTCGAATATGGAATCGGCGATGTTTGGAACAAAAATTGCAGACGACTTTTATCAGGTCAATATCGGCGGAGACATCGCCTTTATGCACGGGATCATGAAGCACTGGTTTGAAATGGAGCAGGAAAAAGAAGGCTCAGCAATTAACCACTCGTTTGTCCAGGAGCATGTGAACGGGTATGAAGAACTCAAGCAAACAGTGGCGGATCAGTCATGGGAAGACATCATTGAATCATCAGGTGTGCCAAAAGAGCGAATTATTGAGCTTTCAACACTGCTCGCCAACAGCAAAAATGCAGTTTATGCATGGGCACTCGGACTAACGATGCACTCTTTTGCAACAGATAACATTTCACAGGTGGCAAACCTTGCCCTGCTGCGCGGTCATCTTGGACGCAAGTATGCCGGTCTAATGCCATTCCGTGGACACTCATCTGTTCAGGGCAGCGGTGAAATGGGCGCTGATCCTTTCGTACTGCCGGGCAGTGACTTTAACGATGCGAACATTGAGCGTATGGAAAAGCTGTGGAACTTTGAGATTCCAAAATGGCAGGGTGATATTGTCGGCGTGACGCTTGAAAATGCTGTACTCCCTGAGGATCACGAACGCAAAATTAAAATGTATTACCTTTCAGGAGGTAACTTCCTTGAAACAATGCCTGATCCGGACTTTGTTGAACAGGCGCTATCAGAACTCGATATCCGCGTGCATCAGGATATCATTTTAAATACAAGTACGCTTGTTGACGCAAAAGAAGCCGTCATTGTCCTCCCTGCTAAAACGCGTTACGAACAGGAAGGCGGCGGAACGAGTACGTCAACTGAGCGCATGGTCTACTTCTCACCTGAGATTGAAGGTAATAAAAATCAGGTGGAGGAAGCACGAGCTGAGTGGAAAATTTATATTGATCTTGCAAAACGCGTGAAGCCTGAAACAGCTCATCTCGTTGATTTCAAAGATGGACAGGCAATCCGTGAAGAAATTGCAAAAGCCAACACAAACTATGACGGCGTACAGCATTTGAAAAAGCAGGGAGATGTCTTCCAGTGGGGCGGCGCCTGGTTATGTGAAGACGGGATCTGCCCGACGCCTGACGGTAAAGGGAATCTGATCTCTGTTGATATCCCTGACCTCGGCAAAAAAGACGGACAGTTCGTTGTGACGTCACGCCGCGGTAAGCAGTTCAACTCAATGGTCTATAAAGAGAAGGATCCGTTTAACAATGCGGGTCGCTATGACGTATTAATGAATGCTGAAGACGGAAGAAGACTGAGCATTGCTGAAGGCGAAGGTATTGTTGTGTACAACGGATTCGGCGTATTCCAGGGCCGTGCGAAATTCGTTGATATTGCAAAAGGAAATCTTGAAGTGCACTTCCCTGAAGGTAACTTCCTGCTTCCACGCGGACGCTATGAAAAGTATGCAGGAATTCCTGATTACAATATTACTGTAACGGTTGAAAAGGCTGAGCGTTTCAACGCACGCAAGGATACTCAGTATCTTGAAAAACGCATTGACGACCTTGAAACAGAAGCAAACTAA
- a CDS encoding MFS transporter: MKKTKNRWLIALSAVGIHISIGSVYAWSNFTNPLIDEFGWSSSQVQLTFSLAILFLGLSAAFMGHFVEKHGPRKSGIVAAVFFGIGVTGSGFAVQLGSLPLLYLFYGVFGGIGLGVGYIAPVSTLVKWFPDRRGLATGLAIMGFGFAAAIASPVMNSLITSIGIAGTFFTLGIIYFAVMFLSSLYLERPAADWAPKGFNADSPGKKKKVPQDLSQLTANEAIKTKRFYFLWLMLFINVTCGIAILSAAKPLAEESIGLSVEEAAILVGALGIFNGLGRIGWASISDLIGRTNTYTTFFVLQAALFFLLPMTSEAILFQIMLAVIYTCYGGGFASIPAYIGDMFGTKQLGAIHGYILTAWAAAGLAGPLFAAWIKDTTGSYANSLNFFAALFLVALVITFLTRIDINKLKRENNAKEADKLAG, from the coding sequence ATGAAAAAGACAAAAAACCGCTGGCTCATTGCTTTGTCAGCTGTAGGGATTCACATCTCAATCGGCTCAGTCTATGCCTGGAGTAATTTTACGAATCCGCTGATCGATGAATTCGGCTGGAGTTCAAGCCAGGTTCAGCTTACATTCAGTCTGGCGATTCTCTTCCTCGGGCTTTCAGCAGCTTTTATGGGTCACTTTGTAGAAAAGCATGGACCGAGAAAATCAGGGATTGTTGCAGCTGTGTTTTTCGGAATCGGTGTCACCGGTTCAGGATTCGCTGTCCAGCTCGGCTCGCTCCCGCTGCTCTATTTATTCTACGGGGTATTTGGCGGAATTGGGCTTGGGGTTGGTTATATCGCTCCTGTATCGACACTTGTCAAATGGTTCCCTGACCGCCGTGGGCTCGCGACAGGCCTTGCGATCATGGGCTTTGGTTTCGCAGCAGCCATCGCCAGTCCTGTCATGAACAGCCTGATCACATCTATTGGAATTGCAGGCACATTCTTTACATTAGGAATCATTTATTTCGCCGTAATGTTCCTGTCATCGCTTTACCTTGAGCGTCCGGCAGCTGACTGGGCACCAAAAGGCTTTAACGCTGATAGTCCAGGCAAAAAGAAAAAAGTGCCGCAGGATCTTTCTCAACTTACGGCCAACGAAGCAATCAAAACAAAGCGCTTTTACTTCCTATGGCTAATGCTATTTATTAATGTAACGTGCGGGATTGCTATTTTATCTGCAGCAAAACCACTCGCTGAAGAAAGTATTGGTTTATCAGTTGAAGAAGCTGCGATCCTTGTCGGGGCACTCGGTATCTTTAACGGACTTGGCAGAATTGGCTGGGCATCGATATCAGATCTCATCGGCAGAACAAATACTTACACAACATTTTTCGTTCTTCAGGCAGCCCTGTTCTTCTTGTTACCAATGACATCAGAAGCAATTTTATTCCAGATCATGCTTGCAGTGATCTATACTTGTTATGGCGGCGGATTTGCATCGATTCCTGCCTACATCGGAGACATGTTCGGCACGAAACAGCTCGGTGCGATTCACGGTTATATCCTGACTGCATGGGCAGCTGCAGGTCTTGCCGGACCACTATTTGCCGCGTGGATCAAGGATACAACAGGCAGTTACGCAAACAGTCTGAACTTCTTTGCTGCACTATTTCTGGTCGCCCTTGTTATTACATTCCTAACGCGTATAGATATTAACAAGCTGAAGCGTGAGAACAATGCAAAGGAAGCAGACAAGCTTGCAGGATAA